One stretch of Armigeres subalbatus isolate Guangzhou_Male chromosome 2, GZ_Asu_2, whole genome shotgun sequence DNA includes these proteins:
- the LOC134216294 gene encoding cuticle protein 19-like has product MFKIIALVACLAIVVFAEHYEDEEEHKLSAEHFEVEDEHKDYEANPEYKFEYGVKDPHTGDHKSQWEHRDGEIVVGSYSLDEADGTHRVVTYNSDDHNGFQAHVQRVGIAQHPHGESYSNIDQHH; this is encoded by the exons ATGTTTAAA ATCATTGCCTTGGTTGCCTGTTTGGCCATCGTGGTATTTGCGGAACATTATGAAGATGAGGAGGAACACAAGCTTTCTGCGGAACATTTTGAAGTTGAGGACGAACACAAAGACTACGAAGCCAATCCGGAGTACAAGTTTGAATATGGTGTGAAAGATCCTCACACCGGTGACCACAAGAGCCAATGGGAGCACCGTGATGGGGAGATTGTCGTAGGATCCTACTCGTTAGATGAAGCCGATGGTACCCACCGTGTAGTGACCTACAATTCTGATGACCACAACGGATTCCAGGCACACGTGCAGCGCGTTGGAATTGCCCAGCATCCACACGGTGAAAGCTATTCGAATATTGATCAACATCATTGA